The sequence below is a genomic window from Glycine max cultivar Williams 82 chromosome 20, Glycine_max_v4.0, whole genome shotgun sequence.
CGGCGCCGGGAGGATCATGACAAACATGCATATGTTTGATTTAAAGAATTGtttaataaattgttatattaaaaagttatatcTTGACAAATTGTTAATGTACTTTCCCATGGTAGCTAGAAAGACAGAGAAGCAAGGTGTTGTTCAATCTCAATCAGGACGTCACTCCACGTACAGtgctattaaaaaaatgagaaaacatttcttttttactttgatTACATATTATCGTGTACATAACTATAAGATTGACCGTTGAATAGATTATAGATAATGAAGATTAGATACAATCCTGTTCCAAATGATGCATGTTCTAAATATAGTGTATATTattaaaacatcaaattttattatctaatgagatcaaattttattgttattgttgtataatatttattatgggaTGAGAGTAACTAATTATAGTGTgtagtagaaaaaaaaagtgtgttttCCTACTAATCAtcttaaatgaaataatatctttgtgggttaattaagtttttattctctcaatttttagtttcttaaaatttatttgacaacttttagttttttattaattttatgtaaatatttttagtccctaaaagttatttatttttagttctttattatttttatttttattgttgaaaatatataaaaaataagaaattaatcttgagaagtaattaaaaaaattgaaagactaaaatttaaatcctGAAAAAATTGAGAAACTAACAACTTAGCTAAGCCTGGCAAGGCGGAAGGACTTTGGAGAAATATTGGAAATTTACAAcagtttaaataaattatatcactGATATTGCGGCAGTTTAAAGAAATTGGCACCATTTTATGTTTGCTTGAAGAAATTTGGTTTGTGATTCTgagatattaatttttgtgtggaagATTCCAATAATGGAACCCCCACTTGTCTGTTCCCAAAGCCTACAACATCCTTCACCCCAAAAGAAATCAACAATATAATGCCAGTAAATAATAAGGTACACTCTAATTCCCGCTTCTCAGTTTTATTGGATGCTCCATTAACATATATTGATGTGCTTCGCAATCGGATTGCATAAAAATGTTACAATTATGTGCTGGAGGGTTAGATGAAAGTCTTTAGCTTTTAGTTTGTTTTCTCGATTCCATTTGATCCCATTGACAACAAGTTTGCACTTTGAATGGTAACTGATGAAgccttttactctttttttctttttacttttagcTTTTGTGCTTTGCTCAattatattttcgtggtaaatgatcttttaattttttgtgttgtCTTTCAACTCTTTTAAGTAATGGAAATTGGTTACGAAATAGTAGAGGATGAGAATTTCACTGAGAAAAAGAGCGGAGGGGGGAAAGTCAGTTGAGCAAAGTATGCCACCGTGCCCAATGTGTTATGTTCAAATTCATTTCTTCTGaggaaaatgattttttggTAATCACATACTTCCAAATTCCAGATTGTGTTTCCTTTGGAGTGCTCAGTAACTGCAATTAATAGTACCAATGTTTTCTTCGagtaatttaatttcttcatgATCTAATGTGACTGTGACCCCTTTCAGGTCTCTAAAATTAAAGAGGTTGGGCTTCCCATTCATACCAAGTTTGGCAAGGTATAgtgtttatgttttgtttttcaatataCATTTCTATGGATGCTGCTAAAAGTTGTAGTTGGGTTAAAAGGTTCTTCTAGTTACTCAGATTATAGTTTTAGTGTTTGAGAGTTAttcttttgaattattttaatgatcTTTAACATCATCATTCTAGTCAAAATGCATTGTTTGGTTAGTTATCCTATGCTTTATAGTTGCAATGATCTGtccatttttatatttcagCTGGGATTAGTTTCACTTTTTTGTTTCCTAGGAATTTGCAATAATATTGTTTATAAAGTGATGAGGTTCTGTTGTCAAATATGGTTCAGCTATCTTAAAACCATCTATTAAATGGATAAattctataataaaaaatcttGCTAAACAACTTATAGTACTATCAATAAGCTGTTAAGTATCTGGGCTAGTGGTGGAGAGATTATGTGTAGTATGAGTTGTTGTTAACAATATGGCTTTTGTGCCAAGTAATGAGGTGTGGATGAATGGTAGCACTTTTAAAGTCATGACTCAAGCCCAATTTcataactttatttttagtGTATAAATCAttcaatttctaatgtatatagtcttggtaaggctgcgtacaacatccctcccccataccttcgcatagcgaagagcctctaggtaatggggtacgaagttttttataGTCTTGCCAACATGTATTAGTCAAATTTGTCCTAGTTTGAAGTTTAGGGTAGTTTATATTAATTGGTGTGCTGTGTTTAAATCCAGATTTAATATCTTGAAGCAATGGATAAGTCATGGATTATGAAGCCACAGAACTCCATTGGATATGAGCAAGGGGTTAGGGgatttattaattttgcatTTGAACATCAATCAGTAAATGGAAAGACAATATGTCCTTGTAAACGATGTGGTTTCAAAAAATGGCAGTGTAGGGAAATACTGTATGATCACTTAATGTGTACACCTTTTCCAGTAACATACACTACATGGATCTATCACGGGGAGTCCAAAGTAAGAAAAGTTAGGGACATCTCAGTTAAGgacattgttgttgttgaaaatcCTATGCAAAACATGATCAATGATGCTTTTAGAGTTGATACACACCATACAAACAAAGCACCCATTGTTTCAAATGTAGAGATTGATTGAGATGAAAATTTGATGTCAAATGCAACTCAAGACAAGCATGAAGCTGAAGAGTTTTATGAATTAGCCAAAGATGAAGAGCCACCATTGTATGAAGGGTGTACAAAATACTCAAGATTATCTTTTTTAGTAAAGTTGCACCATATCAAATGTGGAATGAGCGACAAGGCCATGACAATGATTTTAGAACTATTGAATGATGCTTTTGGACATGCAAAGATTCCAAGCTCATTCTGTGAGGCCAAGAAAATAATCCCTCATACATTTGAGTTTGACTCCAGGACGGTTGTAAGGAACAGGGATGAGGTGGTATGCTTCACTTAATCTATTGTTGTTTGATAATTTAACCATTAATTTCATtgtacaaatatatttattgtatggTGTTTAATTTTAGGAATCACAACAATGCACCAAAGAAGAAATGTATCCAAACTCTCATAGAAAGAAGGATGGATCATTTGTTAATGAAGCAGCTAGGCAAGAATATGTATGTACAATGTACCTTTTTAAAGACTtaatttattgttgtttgtaCTTCACTGCTATTGATTATCACAATTTGTTTATGTGTGTATTCAATTTATATGCAGGAACAATTGCATAATGAAATTCAAAAGACTTCTTCCAAAAATAAGGCCTTTGCTAGAGCTTTTGAAAAGGAACATCCTGAATATGTTGGAGGAATGGAACTTGGGGTAACACCATCTCATGACACTGAGTCTATTTCACACTCCACGAGATCAGTATCTTCCTCTGAGTCTGTAAAGATGAGAAAACTGCAAGTTGAAATCAACGCACTTAAGGATCAAGTTGCACAAGTTGACGTCTTGAAGGAACAAGTTGATTTTCTTATGCAAAATGTCAAGGGAAACAAGGTAAAGTAATGGTTATTAACTTGACTTTTCTAATTTGGGTTAATTTGCTTGTTTAATATCTACTTTATGggttttttttatgtctttttatttcAGTTGGGACAAGAGATTCAAGATGTTCGTCTAACTTTAGTAATGTGCTTGAAAATCATGGAACATCACCACGGaggacaatttaaatatttcttttatttataaacttgACAGCTTTTagttatatttctttatatttggaaattgttgaaccaattattgactatttgtaaattttatagtGTGAACTAACGCACGAATTTTGTAACTCTTCACTGCATTtatgaaatagttttttttttacttttaattattgtttagtTTGTAACCTTTTACTTGTATAGAACCAGTTTACACATATTTTTGtagcttttttcttttacatattattttacctttttttgttaaatgtgTCACGTAGCATGTAAGAATTCGTATATggcattttaatatattacatgACCTTTGggttgattcaaattttattttatagtttttgttCAAAGATTATATGTAATGTTTGTGAATGGCTATGTATGTAGtcttttggaagaaaaaaaaaacataaccctTGTCCCTTTATATTGGTTCacgtaatttaattatatgaatgcATAGTTATTTACAcgagttgaaaaattaataaagtaagtttgtttttaataaatatatgttggtaatattttttatcatgcttttaaattgttaatatatactatatattaggttacatatttctcccaaaaaaaatatattaggttatattaatattttagtccAAAAAAACATTCTTTCAAATTAGTCATGTCTATTTTCCGTTGTCATAATTCTGTTAATAAATCACTCATCTTACGTGAACGTATAATGACAAATTTTCCAACACTTTCTAACATACTTTATCTTTGGACACTCTACCCAGCCACATTGCCTACTCTGAAGCTTTCATtttcagacaaaaaaaaatatatactagtaACACATTTGTTAACACTTTTTGACATACTCCATCTAATTTGGTAAAATTTATGTGGGTCTTATAAGTATGTGATTCTCATGTTCAAAGTAATGAGTCTtacatattcatttatatatatatatatatatatatatatatatatatatatatatatatatatatatatatatatatatatatatataaattaaaaaatgttgaagaGCGTGATATTAATCCTCTCCACTTAGAATATATCCACGGAACAAAGAGCTTCCATGAAGGTTTTAACTGGGCTTCAATATCATGGTagctttagttattagttttcTTGGCTGTGGTTTGTGTTGCTTCACAATCTTCGGGGGCTAAGCGTCACTCTAAGGGTAACCGTAGAAGTTAGATGccatttttataggaaaaaatgtTAGGATATATCTTCATGATGATGTAGGATTTCAATTCAAACCTTGATCTAACgggttttgataaaaaaaaaaaaaaaaagatataagtcATAGGAACTTTTACGATTTTTgagaatgaaataataaaaaaattcatcacttcaacttttttttatttattttaatagtgaAGTCATAAAAACTCTAatgacatcaattttttttaaaaaaaaattatataacatcatacattttttatgactttaaaattgtcataattttttgttttaaattaattttgaaagatttttttaaatttctattgcttctctatttttttttaatagtttttttttcaatgttttttatatttttgttattgatattaacttaatattaacaaaatttatcaaataatattaaagtcttttttaatattttttaattaatttttgcatttatcattaagtaAACTAATAATTTCGTAGGGTGCTATTAATTAACtttactttataaaattattttaatattaacaataaaaaaaataatttaataataaaagtagttattaaaatatgaataacatAATACGTTAATATAAActgaacaatacaaattaaataaaaacataaatttaaagaatacTCAATACTCATTTCAAGTTTTTTCCActtcaaatatttttgaaacacaCTCACAAATGTTTATTATCACTTTCAACACTTCATCATCTGCATAGAACCCACCACCATCAAGTTCTTGATATCGTTCATCATTACCTATTCATATATATGACATGGATCATGAGGATGAGGAGGAAGAtggtgataataataataataataataatgatgatgatcatgCTAGTGATGATGTTtctcaacaaaaacaaacagttACACATGAGGATCCTAGAAAAAGAGGACGGAGAAGTCGTAGAATAAGAAGAGAACAATCACCAACAAATTAAGTGTAACAAGATGAAAGACTATGACGCATATCTAGAAGAATTTATTGTAGGACATCATCctactattaatatttttcttaaacaaatCTATATGTaatacttttttgtttaaatttaagtcttttgtttacatcatttttttaatttacaaaacaaataataatccttAACATTAGTagcaaaaatatagaaaatattaaatagaataaaatatagaagtataaattaaaactaCTTTAGAGttgaaaactaatttaatttttttaaaaaaaaatagcacaaCTTTGAATTCcttcaaatcaaataaataattaaaaaataattaatattactttgAACTGGTTAAAAATTTTACaactttatataaataattaaaaataaaaataaaaactaaagcaTGACTTTGAAGTTGTTAGAGTTTTTAGgactttaatattaaaaaaataaaaaaaaaataaaagaccgAAGTCATAAATTTTATGAAGTAGTAAAAATTCCTACGACTTACTCTTATTTAGAacttaattcaaaaaatactcTCATTTGATAAATTTCCAATGAAATTATTCCTTTTTAGTCAAAATCCTTTGATTCGAAGGGACCGCTATTCACAGGTATTAAGaatcttataataaatttaGATATCAATATTAATTCTCAAACAGCCAATAGGTGTGGGCAAACATTCATGtgaaaccaatttttttaaaatggctGTTAAGCGGAGCAACCAATAGCCATGCCATATATAATACATAATATTACTTAAAATCCTCACCTTATGTGTGTGAACCTTCTCCCAGTTTAATCTTTTatgctaaattgtaattttactcACCCTTAATCTAATCACAACTATATTAATAAGTCAATGATTTaactatattaaatttaattttcatggtCTTAAATTTGaatctcataaataaaaaaatataattaaaaaaaaaaagatcccaTATAATTGAGAAgaaacactactaaaaataacaaatcaaattcttaataaaaaatcagTCGTCAACAAAATTGTTAATGGTATGATAACTCAAAAATCTAATCATAACTACAAACTTAATATATGACATTATGGAATTTAATAGACAAAATTtgagaaagtataaaaaattgcTATTGTCTTGCATATGTGGCAAGAAATGTATGTTATATCTTTTTTAACCACTAAACAGTGATGCATCCACATGTTGAGTTTTGGGACAATTGTCCcactaactttaattttttttaataaaatataaatgtgtgATAATAAACTATCCTCATAATTTGAAATgtgttataaaaattatgagaatTACTCCCACAGATTTATGTATAAGTATTATCCTCATAACATAAAATTTTTTAGATTCATCACTAGTGTCAAATGCATGATCATCAAACACAAAGTTAGTTCAACATATTCAGTATAATATGTTGGTCTTACTAAAAACATTAGttctttttttaaccaatattttcttttcactttctttaaGAAACAATAATGGATCCCATGGTTCCCTATTAATGTCCATCTTCACATGTTCAGGAAGTACATCATGACTCAAGTAAATCCAAACTCCAAAGCCAAGGCATGCATACGTGACACAGCTGAAAATTGTTTAACAGTCACACTTTTTGACAAACCTTCACATACTCCATTACCATTCGTTGCCCCAACTTGTTACTTTCAACAGCAAAAAAATCATtgtcattttgttttaaaatctaTCTCATTTCGCAATATAGGACAACTTGTTCATACAAGAGGACAATTTAGccacataaatattaaataagacacactcacactcacacacacacactctccATCATTATCAATAGTTTACAAATAATGCTTCAGAACTTGTCACACATGGAATCTATCTTGAAATAGTCAAAACCACGTAACATCATAATTGAAACTGTGAACGCACGGCAGAGATGCATATACAttagaaaaccaaaataaaatattatattgagaataaataattaagagacaaaagaaacaaatggGGTTCAATGAAAATTATTGGATAGGTAACTCTGTATTGGGTAATTGTAGCAGAAACTTTGTtcataatttgattttgattggtTGTTGAGATGtgagatgaagatgaagtaGCACCCTCTTCCGTGTAGAAACAATGAAGCGCCACATTGGCCATGAGGATTGGGTAAGATACTAAGATTCTCATGATATAACCTGGCCATACTGGATCTTCATTTGTATATAACTGACcattttttattggtaaatgTGAATtgttaatatgttaattttttatagtagaaACGACCTATTTGATTATCCTTCCCTCCCTCTTATTTTTATTccaaataatcttatatatctTATATAACCGGaccatatatataaatgaaaagagTAAATTTGGTTTGTAAACTATTGTTCATGAACAGTCAAaataaaagggttttgaaatgaGATGAGTAttattcactaaaaaaaatcctacaagtccttaaaataattatgacattttaaaaagaatagataatatatatatatatatatatatatatatatatatatatatatatatatatatatatattaatagtataATACTAGCATTTATACTAATATTCAATTACAAAaagtatcatatataataaattttatgaattttataataattatattaaaaattatatcaattatattttttaattgattgatagaTCGAATAACCTTTTTTACACTAATagtgcataaaaaaataatttttttgaaaaaaaactcacataaatattttagttttaagtaTTTATGATAAGATTTAAAAGGCAATATTCCTCACACTCATACATATAtaggtatatataatatatataatcattcatttCCATTTTTCCCAATATAC
It includes:
- the LOC121174253 gene encoding uncharacterized protein isoform X1, with protein sequence MSNATQDKHEAEEFYELAKDEEPPLYEGCTKYSRLSFLVKLHHIKCGMSDKAMTMILELLNDAFGHAKIPSSFCEAKKIIPHTFEFDSRTVVRNRDEVESQQCTKEEMYPNSHRKKDGSFVNEAARQEYEQLHNEIQKTSSKNKAFARAFEKEHPEYVGGMELGVTPSHDTESISHSTRSVSSSESVKMRKLQVEINALKDQVAQVDVLKEQVDFLMQNVKGNKLGQEIQDVRLTLVMCLKIMEHHHGGQFKYFFYL
- the LOC121174253 gene encoding uncharacterized protein isoform X2, with product MSNATQDKHEAEEFYELAKDEEPPLYEGCTKYSRLSFLVKLHHIKCGMSDKAMTMILELLNDAFGHAKIPSSFCEAKKIIPHTFEFDSRTVVRNRDEESQQCTKEEMYPNSHRKKDGSFVNEAARQEYEQLHNEIQKTSSKNKAFARAFEKEHPEYVGGMELGVTPSHDTESISHSTRSVSSSESVKMRKLQVEINALKDQVAQVDVLKEQVDFLMQNVKGNKLGQEIQDVRLTLVMCLKIMEHHHGGQFKYFFYL